A single window of Cellulomonas sp. NTE-D12 DNA harbors:
- a CDS encoding ATP-binding protein: protein MTVDAFDTARLRAAVLTAWRSSPARLREDANTEEDHARGYYRDRVVVELAQNAADAATRAGVPGRLLLRLDHADDGAAVLVAANTGAPLDAAGVASLSSMRASAKRPEAGLAHTGVVGRFGVGFAAVRAVSDEVDVLSTSGGVRFSLADTRSALTAAAQTLPELAQEVRRRDGSLPALRLPWSAEGRPPLGYDTAVVLHLRDEVAADEVRGLLDEVDDALLIALPGLVEILVEVPDAAPRRIADVTDRWVLSSAEGEVPLALVADRPVEERSARSWRVTWGVPRAAGSGGPQRPVTWRHVVHAPTATDDPITVPALLVATLPLDPTRRHVALGPLADAVLEHAAEAYARLAELLAQDGHEPLALVPVGLPAGALDSRLHQHLVARLASTPLLRSAGGARLVAPDSAVAVDGPPGVETALGRLVPGLVSVPVGLAAQARTLGVDVVPLSDLVEGLPAVRDADWAAVYTGLDAVASDGRTREALAGLPVPLADGRVVRGARGAVLLPAGAADRLEPTTLESLARWGLRVVDPGAAHPLLERLGAAAPDLAGLLAHDAVRLAVLAQADDDDLDVADEVTDAVLDLVGAVLADGGRPPTAPWLGLLTLPAADGEPTPAHGLVLPGSTAARLLDDRVLAPVAVATVERWGAEVLTAVGVRADLVLVPVDGVLADPAALDPGATDAATLAAQSLDAWPDYLAHLGENLSPGAYVGDLVAVADLDAVADDSWPAVLDRLAGEPALRAALLDPVRDEHGRRAEPYTAWWLRTRSGLVTGGPFALPSGADEGVAATSLEPGGTGPSAPSATPVDDAVRTLLPPVPEALAEVDPAVLRVLGGVATLAELDADGWVPVLDGLPSGRGVDPAVAVAVWRALATLAEADGPPVAPERVPALVAADRVAAVHVEDAAVADSPQWLQRVDVAAMVPVPPTQALALAGLLDLPLASDLTTGEVDQDDAVEQPVPVAARALVDGPTTWWEHEDLRVDGAAVDWWVDADGGLHATTLAGLAAALAQASGRWSRRWALETVLTEPGRAAEVRLGEASESDPA, encoded by the coding sequence ATGACCGTCGACGCCTTCGACACCGCGCGCCTGCGGGCGGCGGTGCTCACCGCCTGGCGCTCCTCACCGGCCCGTCTGCGGGAGGACGCCAACACCGAGGAGGACCACGCCCGCGGCTACTACCGCGACCGCGTCGTCGTCGAGCTGGCGCAGAACGCGGCGGACGCCGCGACGCGCGCAGGGGTGCCGGGCCGGCTGCTGCTGCGGCTCGACCACGCGGACGACGGCGCGGCGGTCCTGGTCGCGGCCAACACGGGCGCTCCGCTGGACGCCGCCGGTGTCGCATCCCTGTCCTCGATGCGGGCGTCGGCCAAACGTCCGGAGGCCGGTCTCGCGCACACCGGGGTGGTCGGACGGTTCGGCGTGGGCTTCGCCGCGGTGCGGGCGGTGTCCGACGAGGTGGACGTGCTGTCCACCAGCGGCGGCGTCCGGTTCTCGTTGGCCGACACGCGCTCGGCGCTGACCGCCGCGGCGCAGACGCTGCCCGAGCTGGCGCAGGAGGTCCGTCGTCGCGACGGGTCGCTGCCCGCGCTGCGGCTGCCGTGGTCCGCGGAGGGCCGTCCGCCGCTCGGCTACGACACGGCGGTGGTGCTGCACCTGCGCGACGAGGTCGCGGCCGACGAGGTGCGCGGCCTGCTGGACGAGGTGGACGACGCCCTGCTGATCGCCCTGCCGGGGCTCGTCGAGATCCTCGTCGAGGTGCCGGACGCCGCACCGCGCCGCATTGCGGACGTGACGGACCGGTGGGTGCTGTCGAGCGCCGAGGGTGAGGTGCCGCTCGCGCTGGTGGCCGACCGGCCCGTCGAGGAGCGGTCGGCGCGGTCGTGGCGGGTGACGTGGGGAGTGCCGCGCGCCGCCGGCTCCGGCGGTCCGCAGCGGCCGGTGACGTGGCGGCACGTGGTGCACGCACCGACGGCGACGGACGACCCGATCACGGTCCCGGCGCTGCTCGTCGCCACCCTGCCGCTGGACCCGACCCGTCGGCACGTCGCGCTGGGGCCGCTCGCCGACGCGGTCCTCGAGCACGCCGCCGAGGCCTACGCCCGGCTCGCCGAGCTGCTCGCGCAGGACGGTCACGAGCCGCTGGCCCTGGTGCCGGTCGGCCTGCCCGCCGGTGCGCTCGACTCCCGCCTGCACCAGCACCTGGTCGCGCGGCTGGCGAGCACCCCGCTGCTGCGTTCGGCGGGTGGGGCGCGACTGGTGGCACCGGACTCCGCCGTCGCGGTGGACGGGCCGCCGGGCGTGGAGACGGCGCTCGGGCGGCTGGTGCCGGGGCTGGTCAGCGTGCCCGTCGGGCTGGCGGCCCAGGCCCGGACCCTCGGTGTGGACGTCGTGCCGCTGTCCGACCTGGTCGAGGGGCTACCGGCGGTGCGCGACGCCGACTGGGCGGCGGTGTACACGGGCCTGGACGCCGTGGCGTCGGACGGCCGGACGCGGGAGGCGCTCGCGGGGCTGCCGGTGCCGCTGGCGGACGGGCGGGTCGTGCGGGGCGCGCGCGGTGCGGTGCTGCTGCCCGCCGGGGCGGCCGACCGGCTGGAGCCGACCACGCTGGAGTCGCTGGCGCGCTGGGGCCTGCGCGTGGTGGATCCCGGCGCCGCGCATCCGCTGCTCGAGCGCCTCGGTGCCGCCGCGCCTGACCTGGCGGGTCTGCTGGCGCACGACGCCGTTCGGCTGGCGGTGCTGGCGCAGGCCGACGACGACGACCTCGACGTCGCGGACGAGGTGACGGACGCCGTGCTCGACCTGGTCGGCGCGGTGCTGGCCGACGGCGGCCGCCCGCCGACGGCCCCGTGGCTCGGCCTGCTGACGCTCCCCGCCGCCGACGGTGAGCCGACCCCGGCCCACGGCCTGGTGCTGCCGGGCTCGACGGCGGCGCGCCTGCTCGACGACCGCGTGCTCGCCCCGGTCGCGGTGGCGACGGTCGAGCGCTGGGGCGCGGAGGTCCTCACCGCGGTCGGTGTCCGTGCCGACCTGGTGCTGGTCCCGGTCGACGGCGTGCTGGCCGACCCCGCCGCGCTCGACCCCGGGGCGACGGACGCCGCGACCCTCGCCGCCCAGTCGCTGGACGCCTGGCCCGACTACCTCGCGCACCTGGGCGAGAACCTCAGCCCGGGCGCGTACGTGGGCGACCTGGTGGCCGTGGCCGATCTCGACGCGGTCGCCGACGACTCCTGGCCGGCGGTGCTGGACCGCCTCGCCGGCGAACCGGCGCTGCGCGCGGCGCTGCTCGACCCGGTGCGGGACGAGCACGGCCGCCGCGCAGAGCCCTACACCGCCTGGTGGCTGCGGACGCGAAGCGGGCTGGTGACCGGCGGCCCGTTCGCGCTGCCGTCGGGCGCCGACGAGGGCGTGGCGGCGACGAGCCTCGAGCCCGGCGGCACGGGACCGTCGGCGCCGTCGGCCACCCCGGTCGACGACGCGGTGCGCACGCTGCTCCCACCCGTCCCGGAGGCGCTGGCCGAGGTGGACCCCGCCGTGCTCCGCGTGCTCGGCGGGGTGGCCACCCTCGCCGAGCTCGACGCCGACGGCTGGGTGCCGGTGCTCGACGGCCTGCCGAGCGGTCGTGGCGTCGACCCGGCGGTCGCCGTGGCGGTGTGGCGGGCGCTCGCGACACTCGCCGAGGCCGACGGGCCGCCCGTGGCACCGGAACGGGTGCCGGCACTGGTGGCGGCCGACCGGGTGGCGGCCGTCCACGTCGAGGACGCCGCCGTGGCGGACTCGCCGCAGTGGCTGCAGCGGGTGGACGTCGCCGCGATGGTCCCGGTCCCGCCGACCCAGGCCCTGGCGCTGGCCGGCCTGCTGGACCTGCCGCTCGCCTCCGACCTGACCACCGGCGAGGTGGACCAGGACGACGCGGTCGAGCAGCCCGTCCCGGTGGCCGCTCGAGCGCTGGTGGACGGGCCCACCACCTGGTGGGAGCACGAGGACCTGCGCGTCGACGGTGCGGCCGTGGACTGGTGGGTGGACGCCGACGGCGGTCTGCACGCGACCACGCTGGCCGGTCTGGCGGCCGCGCTGGCGCAGGCCAGCGGCCGGTGGTCACGGCGATGGGCGCTGGAGACGGTGCTGACCGAGCCGGGACGGGCGGCCGAGGTGCGCCTCGGCGAGGCGTCGGAGTCGGACCCGGCCTGA
- a CDS encoding cold shock domain-containing protein gives MPTGKVKWFDAERGFGFIASDDGGEVFLHASALPAGVTAPKPGTKVDFGVADGRRGPQALSVTLLDPVPSVVKARRRPADEMAVVVEDLIKVLDKVGNDLRRGRYPEKERATKYAQLLRAVADDLEA, from the coding sequence GTGCCCACCGGCAAGGTCAAGTGGTTCGACGCCGAGCGTGGTTTCGGTTTCATCGCCAGCGATGACGGCGGTGAGGTGTTCCTGCACGCCTCCGCGCTGCCCGCGGGTGTCACCGCACCCAAGCCCGGCACCAAGGTGGACTTCGGCGTGGCCGACGGGCGACGTGGCCCGCAGGCCCTGTCCGTGACGCTGCTCGACCCGGTCCCGTCCGTGGTCAAGGCGCGGCGTCGGCCGGCCGACGAGATGGCCGTGGTGGTCGAGGACCTGATCAAGGTGCTCGACAAGGTCGGCAACGACCTGCGCCGCGGCCGTTACCCCGAGAAGGAGCGCGCCACGAAGTACGCGCAGCTGCTCCGGGCGGTCGCCGACGACCTCGAGGCCTGA
- a CDS encoding DUF3027 domain-containing protein → MAATKDAVLERAVDLAREVAVELAEDPSDVGEYLGAVQEAERLVAHRFASLARGYRGWEWTVTVARVPRGRVATVCEAELLPGADAILAKAWVPWSQRLRPGDVGPGDVLPFRPDDPRLEPGWTPTGDDEQDGVAIDELALARVRVLSPVGREEAAERWYRGSRGPTSPGALASAAACATCGFMVPVQGALGQVFAVCANEWSPDDGRVVSLDHGCGAHSETDVEQPPSEWPAPDPLIDESALEVMELVRTPVAAPQAAVVPEPESGPEPEPEPEPEPEPEPEPVTEPVTVTEPEPETEPEPATPPEPVTDPDPEPVTEPES, encoded by the coding sequence GTGGCGGCCACCAAGGACGCCGTCCTCGAGCGCGCGGTCGACCTCGCGCGCGAGGTGGCGGTCGAGCTCGCAGAGGACCCGTCGGACGTCGGCGAGTACCTCGGCGCGGTGCAGGAGGCGGAGCGCCTCGTCGCGCACCGGTTCGCCAGCCTGGCGCGCGGCTACCGCGGCTGGGAGTGGACGGTCACGGTGGCGCGCGTGCCGCGCGGCCGGGTGGCGACGGTGTGCGAGGCGGAGCTCCTGCCGGGCGCCGACGCGATCCTGGCCAAGGCGTGGGTGCCGTGGTCGCAGCGGCTGCGTCCCGGCGACGTCGGCCCTGGCGACGTGCTGCCCTTCCGGCCGGACGACCCGCGGCTGGAGCCCGGGTGGACGCCCACGGGTGACGACGAGCAGGACGGCGTCGCGATCGACGAGCTGGCGCTGGCCCGCGTGCGGGTCCTCTCGCCGGTGGGCCGCGAGGAGGCCGCCGAGCGGTGGTACCGCGGCAGCCGTGGGCCGACGTCGCCGGGTGCGCTCGCCTCGGCGGCAGCCTGTGCGACCTGCGGGTTCATGGTGCCGGTGCAGGGTGCGCTCGGTCAGGTGTTCGCCGTCTGCGCCAACGAGTGGTCGCCCGACGACGGGCGCGTCGTCAGCCTCGACCACGGCTGCGGTGCCCACTCGGAGACCGATGTGGAGCAGCCGCCGAGCGAGTGGCCGGCCCCGGACCCGCTGATCGACGAGTCGGCGCTCGAGGTCATGGAGCTGGTGCGCACGCCCGTCGCAGCGCCGCAGGCTGCGGTCGTGCCGGAGCCGGAGTCTGGCCCCGAGCCCGAGCCCGAGCCCGAGCCCGAGCCCGAGCCCGAGCCCGAGCCCGTGACCGAGCCCGTGACCGTGACCGAGCCGGAACCGGAGACGGAGCCCGAGCCGGCGACGCCGCCCGAGCCCGTCACGGACCCGGACCCGGAGCCGGTGACCGAGCCCGAGTCCTGA